A genomic region of Armatimonadota bacterium contains the following coding sequences:
- a CDS encoding beta-lactamase family protein — translation MRALAILLVLISAVCQAQTRHSAEIDRLIRAHVEKFGVVGLSVAVAKDGQIVEQKAYGFADLEHQVPVKPETKFRLASISKPVTAVAVMKLVEQGKIKLEEDARTYAPKFPQKEHPFTVRQLLCHQSGIRHYRGEAESKEAFLTVEAGLKRFADDPLLYKPGERYLYSTYAYTVLGLVIEGASGKEYRAFLEEEVFRPAGMANTLAEENRLIIPNRARGYRRGADGKPVNSEFMDNSYKWAGGGLVSTASDMARFGSAILQGKLLKPETVSLMWTPQIPSDNSQRNYCLGWTKGTIEGQTVYQHGGSQTGARSMMIVIPDKGVSLCVLTNYENNSPGELAVAIASQFAKD, via the coding sequence ATGCGCGCGCTGGCCATATTGCTCGTTCTGATCTCAGCCGTCTGTCAAGCGCAGACGCGACACTCGGCGGAGATCGACCGCCTCATCAGGGCGCACGTCGAGAAATTCGGCGTGGTCGGCCTTTCCGTCGCTGTGGCCAAAGACGGCCAAATAGTGGAGCAGAAGGCTTACGGCTTTGCAGACTTGGAGCACCAAGTCCCCGTCAAGCCGGAGACCAAGTTCCGACTGGCGTCCATCAGCAAGCCGGTTACAGCGGTCGCAGTAATGAAACTGGTCGAGCAGGGCAAGATTAAGTTGGAAGAGGATGCCCGAACCTACGCTCCCAAGTTCCCTCAAAAAGAGCATCCGTTCACCGTGCGGCAGTTGCTCTGCCATCAGTCGGGCATCCGGCACTATCGCGGCGAGGCCGAGAGCAAAGAGGCCTTCCTCACGGTCGAAGCAGGCTTAAAGCGATTTGCCGACGATCCTCTGTTGTACAAGCCGGGCGAACGGTACCTCTATTCGACCTATGCCTATACCGTGCTTGGTCTGGTGATCGAAGGCGCCTCGGGCAAGGAGTATCGTGCGTTTTTGGAAGAAGAGGTCTTCCGGCCTGCCGGGATGGCTAACACTCTTGCCGAAGAGAATCGGCTGATCATTCCTAACCGGGCAAGGGGCTATCGTCGTGGCGCGGACGGGAAACCCGTCAACTCCGAGTTTATGGACAACAGTTACAAATGGGCGGGGGGCGGCCTGGTTTCCACGGCTTCCGACATGGCGCGATTTGGATCGGCGATCTTGCAAGGCAAGCTGCTGAAGCCAGAGACGGTCTCGCTGATGTGGACTCCCCAGATTCCTTCGGATAACAGCCAGCGCAACTACTGTTTGGGTTGGACCAAGGGAACGATCGAGGGGCAGACCGTCTATCAGCACGGCGGATCGCAAACGGGCGCCCGAAGCATGATGATCGTCATTCCCGACAAGGGCGTCAGTTTGTGCGTGCTGACCAACTACGAGAACAACAGCCCTGGCGAATTGGCCGTTGCGATTGCGAGTCAATTTGCGAAGGATTAG
- a CDS encoding N-acetyltransferase, which translates to MGDYFKHESAYVDEGAAIGSGTKIWHFSHISSPCTIGQNCSLGQNVFVAKHVTIGNGVKIQNNVSVYEGVVLEDHVFCGPSMVFTNVKTPRSAFPRNTAEDYLETRVCYGASIGANATIVCGVRVGQWAFIGAGSVVTKDVPDYALIVGVPGRQVGWACECGLALKFSAERCHCDECGREYMRTGEFTIRRIE; encoded by the coding sequence ATGGGCGATTACTTTAAGCACGAGTCGGCCTATGTGGACGAGGGCGCTGCGATCGGCTCGGGCACCAAGATTTGGCACTTCTCGCATATCTCCTCTCCTTGCACCATCGGACAGAACTGCTCGTTGGGACAGAACGTCTTCGTGGCCAAGCACGTTACTATCGGCAACGGCGTCAAGATTCAAAACAACGTCTCGGTCTACGAGGGCGTCGTTCTCGAGGATCACGTCTTTTGCGGCCCCAGCATGGTGTTTACCAATGTCAAGACGCCGCGCAGCGCCTTCCCGCGCAATACGGCGGAGGATTACCTGGAGACTCGCGTCTGTTACGGGGCCAGCATCGGCGCGAACGCGACGATCGTGTGCGGCGTCCGGGTGGGCCAGTGGGCGTTTATCGGCGCCGGCAGCGTCGTAACCAAAGATGTGCCCGATTATGCGCTGATTGTGGGCGTGCCAGGGCGGCAGGTCGGCTGGGCGTGCGAGTGCGGCTTGGCGTTAAAGTTTAGCGCCGAGCGATGCCATTGCGACGAGTGCGGGCGAGAATACATGCGCACGGGCGAGTTTACAATCCGGAGGATCGAATAG
- the rplL gene encoding 50S ribosomal protein L7/L12: MSTDDVLNAIADMTILEVSELVKAMEEKFGVTAAAPVAVAAVGAAPADGGGAAAEEKTSFDVVLTAAGEKRLEVIKAVREITSLGLKEAKDMVEGAPQPIVQGVGKEEAEKVKAKLEEAGATVELK, from the coding sequence ATGTCTACCGATGATGTCTTGAACGCGATTGCCGATATGACCATTCTCGAAGTGAGCGAACTGGTCAAAGCGATGGAAGAGAAGTTTGGCGTAACCGCGGCCGCTCCGGTCGCTGTGGCCGCAGTGGGCGCCGCGCCTGCCGATGGCGGCGGAGCCGCCGCCGAGGAGAAGACCTCGTTCGACGTCGTGCTGACCGCCGCGGGCGAGAAGCGCTTGGAAGTGATCAAGGCCGTGCGCGAGATCACCAGCCTGGGTCTGAAAGAGGCCAAGGATATGGTAGAAGGCGCTCCTCAGCCGATCGTCCAGGGCGTTGGCAAGGAAGAGGCCGAAAAGGTCAAAGCCAAGCTGGAAGAAGCTGGCGCCACCGTCGAACTGAAGTAG